From Aspergillus fumigatus Af293 chromosome 3, whole genome shotgun sequence, a single genomic window includes:
- the rho3 gene encoding Rho family GTPase RHO3, which produces MELCGRQKVVQRKMVLLGDGACGKTSALNVFTRGFFPTVYEPTVFENYVHDIFVDNVHMELSLWDTAGQEEFDRLRALSYEDTHVIMLCFSVDSPDSFENVATKWIDEIRENCPGVKLVLTALKCDLRKDDELNDNPNAITFEQGLAKAKEIGAVKYLECSAVQNRGIRETFYEAAKVALDVKPAGSSGSKGQCIIL; this is translated from the exons ATGGAGCTGTGCGGGCGCCAGAAAGTTGTCCAGCGCAAGATGGTACTCTT AGGAGATGGTGCTTGCGGCAAGACGTCAGCTTTGAATGTGTTTACAAGAGG GTTCTTCCCGACAGTCTA TGAGCCGACTGTTTTTG AAAACTATGTCCATG ACATTTTCGTCGATAACGTACACATGGAGTTGTCGCTGTGGGATACAGCCGGTCAAGAAGAATTCGATCGATTACGAGCACTGTCCTACGAGGATACACATGTTATTATGCTATGTTTCAGC GTCGATAGCCCTGACTCGTTCGAAAATGTGGCGACGAAATGGATTGATGAGATTCGCGAGAATTGCCCCGGCGTGAAGTTAGTCCTCACGGCACTCAAATGCGATCTGCGAAAAGACGACGAGTTGAACGACAACCCGAACGCCATCACGTTCGAACAAGGATTAGCgaaagcaaaggaaatcgGCGCTGTAAAATACCTTG AATGCTCTGCTGTTCAGAATCGCGGTATCAGGGAGACCTTTTATGAAGCCGCCAAGGTCGCTCTTGATGTGAAGCCTGCAGGATCCAGCGGGTCCAAGGGACAGTGCATTATCCTCTGA
- a CDS encoding lipoyl(octanoyl) transferase LIP2 produces MKLAHLHFPDITSFTRVAHLQQILTNRLLAYKRLSSPATANTGAIQPSGVNSPPPDPTIITFTPNPVYTTGRRDLPPSNTAPFSPSAPLSLPPSLEPIRSILTAPPNGSPRAEYHPTLRGGQTTYHGPGQMVAYTILDLRRLGLTPRCHIRLLENSVIDVLRGYGIQGFVTEDPGVWVRPRPATNTAAAMAVSAGGDGDADGVLPKKITAVGVHLRRNISSYGIGFNVTEEPMWYFQQIVPCGLEGREATSLEGEGVPGVSTGEVADKFVDAFVQRVNADFACGGRATGEKIEGVYNVREEDLLQQ; encoded by the coding sequence ATGAAGCTTGCACACCTTCATTTTCCCGACATCACCTCCTTCACCCGGGTCGCCCATCTCCAGCAAATCCTCACCAACCGTCTTCTCGCATACAAGCGACTGAGCTCTCCGGCAACCGCAAACACAGGAGCGATACAGCCTAGCGGGGTAAATTCCCCACCCCCAGATCCCACCATCATAACCTTCACCCCCAACCCGGTCTACACAACCGGCCGCCGAGACCTCCCACCCTCCAACACCGCCCCTTTCTCACCATCCGCGCCTCTCTCCCTCCCGCCGTCCTTGGAACCCATCCGCTCCATCCTCACCGCACCGCCCAATGGCTCGCCCCGAGCAGAGTACCATCCCACCCTGCGCGGGGGGCAAACAACCTACCACGGGCCCGGGCAGATGGTTGCATACACGATTCTAGATCTACGACGGCTGGGCCTGACCCCGCGGTGCCATATCCGCTTGCTCGAGAATAGTGTCATCGATGTTCTGCGCGGGTATGGCATCCAGGGATTCGTGACCGAGGATCCGGGCGTGTGGGTGCGGCCGCGTCCGGCTACGAACACGGCTGCGGCGATGGCTGTGTCTGCGGGAGGGGATGGGGATGCAGATGGTGTTCTGCCTAAGAAAATCACTGCTGTGGGGGTTCATCTCCGTCGGAATATCAGTAGCTACGGGATTGGGTTTAATGTGACGGAGGAGCCGATGTGGTATTTTCAGCAGATCGTGCCGTGTGGGCTTGAGGGGCGGGAGGCCACGAGTCTGGAGGGCGAAGGTGTGCCGGGTGTGTCTACTGGGGAGGTTGCAGACAAGTTTGTGGATGCGTTCGTTCAGAGAGTGAATGCGGATTTTGCATGTGGGGGGCGTGCAACTGgggagaagatcgagggTGTGTATAATGTTCGGGAAGAagacctccttcaacaatAG